One Primulina tabacum isolate GXHZ01 chromosome 10, ASM2559414v2, whole genome shotgun sequence DNA segment encodes these proteins:
- the LOC142505887 gene encoding uncharacterized protein LOC142505887 isoform X2, which produces MKEKSWVCTLVTQLSLCIAVYVALNKGGRPEKRSLGISAGQGRPVDVYFASVGGGFRPLEEQTLLLEQASWHPELREIPWYTTVTTKASKGEGKNYFVDRIRIPYGQTLDIIALDTKLVQNPSTVPGKDQLQWLMRTLNKSDVDWKLVVGFHQLFTYDYNIQKIKEQETTSRPLLSTLLRYGVDAYMSSLILADHVQREATQLTNIGPTDKGPYFISLNQNIVPIVETDNGFLLHSVTSLEMVTFFVTLTGEVENMVSFRQMGRAVM; this is translated from the exons ATGaaggagaaatcatgggtttgcaCTCTTGTCACGCAGCTTTCTCTCTGCATTGCAGTCTATGTTGCTCTCAATAAAGGCGGACGACCCGAGAAGCGTTCACTCGGGATCAGCGCAGGCCAAGGCAGGCCAGTCGATGTATACTTTGCAAGCGTTGGCGGCGGATTCAGGCCGCTTGAGGAACAAACCCTTTTGCTCGAACAG GCATCGTGGCACCCTGAGTTGCGAGAAATTCCTTG GTACACTACAGTCACCACTAAAGCATCGAAAGGAGAAGGAAAAAACTACTTTGTTGACAGAATCAGAATACCATATGGACAAACTTTAGATATTATTGCACTGGATACCAAACTGGTCCAG AATCCGTCAACTGTCCCTGGAAAAGATCAGCTTCAGTGGTTGATGAGGACTCTGAACAAAAGCGATGTTGACTG gaaacTCGTTGTTGGATTCCACCAATTGTTCACATATGACTACAATATtcagaaaattaaagaacaagaAACAACTTCTAGGCCCTTGCTCAGCACATTATTGCGTTATGGAGTG GATGCCTACATGAGCAGCCTAATACTTGCGGACCATGTCCAAAGAGAAGCAACACAGCTGACTAATATAGGACCAACAGATAAAGGTCCTTATTTTATTTCCCTGAATCAGAacattgtacctatagt GGAAACAGACAACGGGTTTCTTCTCCACTCCGTCACTTCGTTGGAAATG GTAACGTTCTTTGTAACATTGACGGGGGAAGTTGAGAACATGGTATCGTTTCGACAAATGGGTAGGGCAGTGATGTAA
- the LOC142505887 gene encoding uncharacterized protein LOC142505887 isoform X1 translates to MKEKSWVCTLVTQLSLCIAVYVALNKGGRPEKRSLGISAGQGRPVDVYFASVGGGFRPLEEQTLLLEQMVKAVETYKVQFVINISELGEYDPLLKNASWHPELREIPWYTTVTTKASKGEGKNYFVDRIRIPYGQTLDIIALDTKLVQNPSTVPGKDQLQWLMRTLNKSDVDWKLVVGFHQLFTYDYNIQKIKEQETTSRPLLSTLLRYGVDAYMSSLILADHVQREATQLTNIGPTDKGPYFISLNQNIVPIVETDNGFLLHSVTSLEMVTFFVTLTGEVENMVSFRQMGRAVM, encoded by the exons ATGaaggagaaatcatgggtttgcaCTCTTGTCACGCAGCTTTCTCTCTGCATTGCAGTCTATGTTGCTCTCAATAAAGGCGGACGACCCGAGAAGCGTTCACTCGGGATCAGCGCAGGCCAAGGCAGGCCAGTCGATGTATACTTTGCAAGCGTTGGCGGCGGATTCAGGCCGCTTGAGGAACAAACCCTTTTGCTCGAACAG ATGGTGAAGGCGGTCGAAACCTACAAGGTGCAGTTTGTGATCAATATTAGTGAACTTGGGGAATATGATCCGCTTCTGAAGAAT GCATCGTGGCACCCTGAGTTGCGAGAAATTCCTTG GTACACTACAGTCACCACTAAAGCATCGAAAGGAGAAGGAAAAAACTACTTTGTTGACAGAATCAGAATACCATATGGACAAACTTTAGATATTATTGCACTGGATACCAAACTGGTCCAG AATCCGTCAACTGTCCCTGGAAAAGATCAGCTTCAGTGGTTGATGAGGACTCTGAACAAAAGCGATGTTGACTG gaaacTCGTTGTTGGATTCCACCAATTGTTCACATATGACTACAATATtcagaaaattaaagaacaagaAACAACTTCTAGGCCCTTGCTCAGCACATTATTGCGTTATGGAGTG GATGCCTACATGAGCAGCCTAATACTTGCGGACCATGTCCAAAGAGAAGCAACACAGCTGACTAATATAGGACCAACAGATAAAGGTCCTTATTTTATTTCCCTGAATCAGAacattgtacctatagt GGAAACAGACAACGGGTTTCTTCTCCACTCCGTCACTTCGTTGGAAATG GTAACGTTCTTTGTAACATTGACGGGGGAAGTTGAGAACATGGTATCGTTTCGACAAATGGGTAGGGCAGTGATGTAA
- the LOC142505887 gene encoding uncharacterized protein LOC142505887 isoform X3 — translation MKEKSWVCTLVTQLSLCIAVYVALNKGGRPEKRSLGISAGQGRPVDVYFASVGGGFRPLEEQTLLLEQMVKAVETYKVQFVINISELGEYDPLLKNASWHPELREIPWYTTVTTKASKGEGKNYFVDRIRIPYGQTLDIIALDTKLVQNPSTVPGKDQLQWLMRTLNKSDVDWKLVVGFHQLFTYDYNIQKIKEQETTSRPLLSTLLRYGVDAYMSSLILADHVQREATQLTNIGPTDKGKQTTGFFSTPSLRWKW, via the exons ATGaaggagaaatcatgggtttgcaCTCTTGTCACGCAGCTTTCTCTCTGCATTGCAGTCTATGTTGCTCTCAATAAAGGCGGACGACCCGAGAAGCGTTCACTCGGGATCAGCGCAGGCCAAGGCAGGCCAGTCGATGTATACTTTGCAAGCGTTGGCGGCGGATTCAGGCCGCTTGAGGAACAAACCCTTTTGCTCGAACAG ATGGTGAAGGCGGTCGAAACCTACAAGGTGCAGTTTGTGATCAATATTAGTGAACTTGGGGAATATGATCCGCTTCTGAAGAAT GCATCGTGGCACCCTGAGTTGCGAGAAATTCCTTG GTACACTACAGTCACCACTAAAGCATCGAAAGGAGAAGGAAAAAACTACTTTGTTGACAGAATCAGAATACCATATGGACAAACTTTAGATATTATTGCACTGGATACCAAACTGGTCCAG AATCCGTCAACTGTCCCTGGAAAAGATCAGCTTCAGTGGTTGATGAGGACTCTGAACAAAAGCGATGTTGACTG gaaacTCGTTGTTGGATTCCACCAATTGTTCACATATGACTACAATATtcagaaaattaaagaacaagaAACAACTTCTAGGCCCTTGCTCAGCACATTATTGCGTTATGGAGTG GATGCCTACATGAGCAGCCTAATACTTGCGGACCATGTCCAAAGAGAAGCAACACAGCTGACTAATATAGGACCAACAGATAAAG GGAAACAGACAACGGGTTTCTTCTCCACTCCGTCACTTCGTTGGAAATG GTAA
- the LOC142505906 gene encoding temperature-induced lipocalin-1-like — MGTKEMEVVKGLNVERYMGRWYEIASFPSFFQPKNGVDTRATYTLNPDGTVHVLNETWTGGKRDYIEGTAWKADPKSDEAKLKVKFYVPPFLPIIPVTGDYWVLYIDEDYQYALIGQPSRRYLWILCRQSSLDEETYNLLVEKANEEGYDVSKLHKTTHSDNPPESEEGPKDTKGIWWIKSIFGK, encoded by the exons ATGGGAACGAAAGAAATGGAGGTGGTGAAGGGTTTAAACGTAGAGAGATACATGGGAAGATGGTACGAAATAGCTTCATTTCCCTCCTTTTTTCAGCCCAAAAACGGTGTGGACACGAGGGCTACGTACACTTTGAATCCAGATGGCACTGTGCATGTTTTGAATGAGACATGGACAGGTGGGAAAAGGGATTATATTGAAGGGACTGCTTGGAAAGCTGATCCGAAGAGCGATGAGGCGAAGCTTAAAGTTAAGTTCTATGTGCCCCCTTTCTTGCCTATAATCCCTGTCACTGGGGATTATTGGGTTTTGTACATTGATGAGGATTATCAGTATGCTTTGATTGGGCAGCCCAGCAGGAGATATCTTTGG ATTCTTTGTAGGCAATCTTCTCTTGATGAGGAGACATATAATCTGCTGGTGGAGAAGGCCAATGAAGAGGGGTATGATGTCTCCAAACTGCACAAAACAACACATTCTGATAATCCACCTGAGAGTGAGGAGGGCCCGAAAGACACCAAAGGGATATGGTGGATTAAATCTATCTTCGGGAAATGA
- the LOC142505720 gene encoding mannose-P-dolichol utilization defect 1 protein homolog 2-like translates to MVEMKFLGIDFSCALGSLSNGEFPEKDCLLPLISKLLGYCIVAASTTVKLPQILKILKNSSVRGLSILSFELEAVGYTIALAYCLHKGLPFSAYGELAFLLLQGIILVAIIYYFSQPLGTMTWIRALLYCALAPTILAGRIDPLLFEALYASQHAIFFCARIPQIWANVKNKSTGELSLLTSLMNFAGSMVRVFTSMQEKAPMSVVLGSVIGIMTNGTILSQIILYQKPPAKKQKKAD, encoded by the exons ATGGTGGAGATGAAATTTCTCGGGATAGACTTTAGCTGCGCGTTGGGATCGCTAAGCAATGGTGAATTCCCTGAGAAGGATTGTTTGCTACCCCTAATATCTAAGCTTTTGGGTTACTGCATCGTCGCTGCGTCCACCACTGTCAAATTACCACAG ATactgaaaatattgaaaaatagtAGTGTGAGGGGCCTAAGTATTTTGTCTTTCGAACTTGAAGCAGTTGGTTATACCATTGCTTTAGCGTATTGTCTCCACAAAGGGCTCCCTTTTTCAGCATATGGGGAGTTGGCATTCCTTTTGCTCCAAG GCATAATTCTGGTAGCAATCATTTACTATTTTTCTCAACCTCTAGGAACCATGACATGGATCAGGGCATTACT ATATTGTGCTCTTGCACCAACTATCTTAGCTGGTCGAATCGATCCCCTACTTTTTGAGGCCCTATAT GCTTCTCAACACGCAATATTTTTCTGTGCAAGGATTCCACAGATCTGGGCCAACGTAAAG AACAAAAGTACGGGCGAGCTTAGCCTTTTGACGTCGTTGATGAATTTTGCAGGTTCGATGG TAAGGGTCTTCACCAGCATGCAGGAAAAGGCACCAATGAGTG TGGTTTTGGGCTCCGTTATTGGCATTATGACCAATGGCACCATCTTAAGTCAAATAATTCTGTACCAAAAACCACCTGCAAAGAAACAAAAGAAAGCTGATTAG
- the LOC142505928 gene encoding LOW QUALITY PROTEIN: class V chitinase-like (The sequence of the model RefSeq protein was modified relative to this genomic sequence to represent the inferred CDS: inserted 1 base in 1 codon), whose protein sequence is MASSMKIFLIFSVVSLVQLQFCAGQNAVNGVYWFPDSGFAASDINSSLFTHIFCAFADLDPQTKQVTISSANNASFYQFTRTVQLKNPSVKTLLSIGGGXANKTVFSQMASQSSSRKSFIDSSIKLARSYGFYGLDLDWEYPQTSSDMTNLGTLLTEWRTAVTTEAQSSGKSALLLTAAFYYAASVNGLTYPVNSINKNLDWVNAMAYDFYGPSWYGYTNSHSMLYDSTSQVSGSYGIDSWIQAGLGAKKLALGIPFYGYAWRLASANNHGMLAPSTGPAAPDGGAMGYNQIKNFIASNTGTVVVYNSTIVTNYCYSGTTWIGYDDTQSVAAKVSYAKQKGLLGYFAWHVGVDSNWALSTQAKQSWGLGEHEAAYGLSEF, encoded by the exons ATGGCTTCGTCTATGAAGATCTTCCTTATTTTCTCTGTCGTTTCTCTCGTTCAACTGCAATTTTGTGCAGGACAAAATGCAGTGAATGGTGTGTACTGGTTCCCAGACAGTGGATTCGCAGCCTCAGACATCAACTCGTCTCTTTTCACGCACATATTCTGCGCATTTGCGGATCTTGATCCTCAAACCAAACAAGTCACCATTTCTTCCGCAAATAATGCTTCTTTCTACCAGTTCACAAGAACTGTTCAACTCAAAAACCCTTCTGTCAAAACCCTTTTGTCCATTGGTGGTG ATGCTAACAAAACTGTCTTCTCTCAGATGGCTAGTCAATCATCTTCAAGAAAATCTTTCATCGATTCTTCCATAAAGTTAGCCAGATCCTACGGATTTTACGGGCTTGATCTCGACTGGGAGTACCCGCAGACATCCTCGGATATGACTAACTTAGGTACCCTTTTAACCGAATGGCGTACCGCGGTGACGACCGAGGCCCAGAGCTCCGGGAAGTCAGCCCTTTTGCTAACGGCAGCGTTTTACTACGCGGCGAGCGTAAACGGACTGACCTACCCTGTGAATTCGATCAATAAAAATCTCGATTGGGTCAACGCTATGGCGTATGACTTCTACGGTCCTTCATGGTATGGATACACAAATTCACATTCTATGCTGTATGATTCAACCAGCCAAGTTAGTGGAAGTTATGGAATCGATTCTTGGATTCAGGCAGGTTTAGGTGCCAAGAAACTGGCACTTGGGATACCGTTTTACGGGTATGCTTGGCGTTTGGCCAGTGCCAATAATCATGGCATGTTGGCACCATCGACAGGACCTGCCGCACCAGATGGCGGCGCAATGGGCTACAACCAAATCAAGAATTTCATTGCCAGCAATACTGGCACGGTGGTTGTTTACAACTCCACGATTGTGACGAATTACTGTTACTCGGGGACGACTTGGATCGGTTACGATGACACTCAGTCGGTTGCTGCTAAAGTTTCGTATGCCAAGCAGAAAGGGTTGCTTGGTTACTTTGCATGGCATGTGGGAGTTGATAGCAACTGGGCTCTTTCTACACAAG CTAAACAATCATGGGGACTTGGCGAGCATGAAGCTGCTTATGGCTTGTCTGAGTTCTGA
- the LOC142505364 gene encoding nod factor hydrolase protein 1-like, translating into MAMMKKTCAFATFLMVLIMNSYSVNASSSSSQAIKGVYYPSWVSSNLSPSSINTKLFTHAYYAFLTPNNVTFKFDIEQTQEAPLLLNFTSTLHAKNPPVKTIFSVGGAAEGPVLFSRMVADSYSRLHFILSSIEVARKFGFDGVDLDWEFPQSPEDMENLSHLLDEWRGEVKKEAKATCREELLLSAAVYYSADTFLSGPQRSYPSGSISKNLDWINMMNYDYHGGWDPTLTGAQAALFDPKSNVSTSYGVESWIRSGVPLSKLIMGLPLYGRTWQLKDPRSYFIGAPAVDVGPGPDKTGVLTYAEVVKYNKDHKAKVVHDMETVSVYSVAEAIWIGYDDTKTVAVKIGYARALGLRGYFFWAVNGDYKWKISKTASKLWSL; encoded by the exons ATGGCAATGATGAAGAAAACTTGCGCATTTGCAACATTTTTAATGGTTCTCATCATGAATTCGTATTCTGTCAATGcatcttcttcatcttctcaagCAATCAAAGGTGTTTATTATCCTTCATGGGTTTCATCAAATTTGTCTCCATCTTCCATTAACACGAAGCTTTTCACTCACGCATACTACGCATTCCTCACACCAAACAATGTCACCTTCAAGTTCGACATAGAACAAACTCAAGAAGCTCCACTGCTTCTGAACTTCACATCAACTCTTCATGCAAAGAATCCACCAGTCAAGACAATTTTCTCGGTTGGAGGGGCAGCAGAAGGCCCCGTTTTATTCTCACGTATGGTGGCGGATTCGTACTCTCGTTTGCATTTCATCCTTTCGAGCATAGAAGTAGCAAGAAAATTTGGATTCGATGGGGTTGATCTTGACTGGGAGTTTCCGCAGAGCCCCGAGGATATGGAGAACCTGTCGCATTTACTAGATGAGTGGCGTGGGGAGGTCAAAAAGGAAGCGAAAGCCACCTGCAGGGAGGAGCTACTCCTCTCAGCCGCGGTGTATTATTCGGCTGATACGTTTCTTTCCGGCCCGCAAAGATCGTACCCTTCTGGTTCTATCAGCAAGAACCTGGACTGGATTAATATGATGAATTATGACTACCATGGTGGTTGGGACCCTACTCTAACTGGAGCTCAGGCAGCACTCTTCGACCCCAAAAGTAACGTGAGCACGAGTTACGGAGTTGAATCATGGATCCGATCAGGTGTGCCACTGAGCAAGTTGATCATGGGCTTGCCCTTGTACGGTAGGACATGGCAGCTCAAGGACCCAAGATCATATTTCATCGGTGCGCCAGCGGTTGACGTGGGACCGGGCCCGGATAAAACCGGAGTATTGACTTATGCCGAGGTGGTAAAGTATAATAAGGATCACAAGGCTAAGGTAGTACATGACATGGAGACTGTGTCAGTATATTCTGTGGCAGAGGCAATATGGATTGGATACGATGATACTAAAACAGTGGCCGTAAAAATTGGTTATGCTCGAGCTCTTGGACTTCGAGGATACTTCTTTTGGGCTGTTAATGGTGATTATAAATGGAAAATTTCGAAAACAG CGTCGAAGTTGTGGTCTCTATGA